The following are encoded together in the Strongyloides ratti genome assembly S_ratti_ED321, chromosome : 2 genome:
- a CDS encoding Bax inhibitor 1-related family-containing protein, with protein sequence MYGNDKKIPPYPHNQNPPQYETPGGGDLKIQVDNNQQPNVAFFIIQFEDPIVRKKFVGKVLFTVAVMISVVATITGLSYIPFFRDFLNDEENRKTNLFILIGLLLAWYIIAFVTLLVRCVRKIYPLNIIMLTLNAVLMGFVIAILTAYVPPIVVIKAACETFLILTIVAVLARYTRIDATGFGFMWKFFLISTIISCISFVIIYFYGGTSLLANILSTVMVFIYSIYIFIDLQLIMGGKRNAISPDEPVYASIMLFVDIMLLFMVIFGIYAQS encoded by the coding sequence ATATGAAACTCCTGGCGGAggtgatttaaaaatacaagtAGATAACAATCAACAACCAAATGTagcattttttataattcaatTTGAAGATCCTattgtaagaaaaaaatttgttggGAAAGTTTTATTTACTGTTGCTGTAATGATATCAGTAGTCGCAACTATTACTGGTTTATCATATATTCCATTTTTTCGAGACTTTCTAAACGATGAAGAAAATAGAAAAAcgaatctttttattttaataggaTTATTATTAGCATGGTATATAATAGCTTTTGTAACACTTCTTGTTCGATGTGTTCGGAAAATATATCCACTTAACATTATAATGTTGACATTAAATGCCGTTTTAATGGGTTTTGTAATTGCAATCTTAACAGCTTATGTTCCCCCAATAGTTGTAATTAAAGCTGCATGTGAAacgtttttaattttaacaattgtaGCTGTTTTGGCAAGATATACAAGAATTGATGCAACAGGTTTTGGATTTATGTGGAAGTTTTTCCTTATTAGTACAATTATATCATGTATATcatttgttataatatatttttatggtGGTACTTCACTACTtgctaatattttatcaacagTCATggtatttatttattcaatttatatttttattgactTACAACTTATAATGGGTGGAAAAAGAAATGCTATTTCTCCAGATGAACCTGTTTATGCATCTATTATGTTATTTGTAGATATTATGCTATTATTTATGGTAATTTTTGGTATATATGCTCAAAGTTAG